One window of Candidatus Oleimmundimicrobium sp. genomic DNA carries:
- the tilS gene encoding tRNA lysidine(34) synthetase TilS, whose protein sequence is MLEFGDKVLVAVSGGQDSVASIYLLLQIRNFFNLDLHVFHLDHMLRGDISKEDAQFVKALAEKEGLPSTILSFDVPLYAAEKNLSVEEGAREARYMLFKKVANEIGANKVALGHTVDDQVETFLMCLLRGSGLKGLRAIPPVRDIFIRPLIEISRRETEEYCRAQGIEFKVDASNFEFTYLRNKIRHNLIPYLEEYNPNLKETILRTIEVVGDDERFLDEIASKEFNRVSVIKEGLIKFSLDDLKALSVAIRRRVLRMGIEILKGDLKGVEFKHIKDLLLDAEKMSKLRRDIPGQIAIIKEYNNIILIRRDLLEKRGHFEVILSGPGKIEIPELNIEFEVCITEVKGDLSSEKGILKDKFCLTKGEANLVANLDADKVHFPIQVRNHLPGDKFFPLGLKGEKKLQDYFVDVKLPERLRDKVPIILSEGEIIWVVGHRIDDRFKVTKETQRILNIKSQFKDNNNF, encoded by the coding sequence ATGCTTGAATTTGGCGATAAGGTCCTGGTTGCTGTATCTGGAGGGCAGGATTCAGTTGCTTCAATTTATTTATTGCTCCAAATTAGAAATTTCTTTAATTTGGATTTGCATGTTTTTCATTTAGACCACATGCTTCGAGGAGATATTTCAAAGGAAGACGCGCAATTTGTTAAGGCGCTTGCTGAAAAAGAAGGTTTGCCCTCGACGATTTTATCTTTTGATGTGCCGTTGTATGCTGCTGAAAAAAATCTTTCTGTTGAAGAAGGGGCGCGAGAGGCTCGCTATATGCTTTTTAAAAAAGTAGCCAATGAAATAGGCGCGAATAAGGTAGCATTAGGCCATACAGTTGATGACCAGGTGGAAACCTTTTTGATGTGTCTTTTAAGAGGAAGCGGGCTTAAAGGGCTAAGGGCCATTCCTCCCGTGAGAGACATCTTTATTCGTCCTTTAATTGAAATTTCAAGGAGAGAAACGGAAGAATATTGTAGAGCTCAGGGAATTGAATTCAAGGTGGATGCTTCAAATTTTGAGTTCACATATCTTCGCAATAAGATTCGTCACAACTTAATTCCTTATTTGGAAGAATACAATCCAAATCTTAAAGAAACGATTTTGCGGACTATTGAGGTTGTTGGTGATGATGAGCGATTCTTGGACGAAATTGCTTCAAAGGAATTTAATCGCGTATCTGTAATTAAAGAGGGCTTAATTAAATTTTCACTTGATGATTTAAAGGCGCTTTCTGTGGCGATAAGGCGCAGAGTATTACGTATGGGAATAGAGATTTTAAAAGGGGACCTTAAGGGAGTTGAGTTTAAACACATAAAAGATTTATTATTAGATGCAGAGAAAATGTCCAAACTTAGGCGCGATATTCCGGGGCAAATAGCCATTATTAAAGAGTATAATAATATCATTTTAATAAGACGAGATTTGCTTGAAAAAAGAGGACATTTTGAGGTTATTCTCAGCGGGCCGGGAAAAATTGAGATACCTGAGTTAAATATTGAGTTTGAAGTATGTATAACGGAAGTAAAGGGAGATTTATCTTCAGAAAAAGGTATTTTAAAAGATAAATTTTGTTTGACGAAAGGTGAAGCGAACTTAGTTGCAAATTTGGATGCTGATAAAGTACACTTTCCTATTCAGGTTCGCAATCATTTACCCGGGGATAAATTTTTTCCGCTTGGTCTGAAAGGTGAAAAGAAGTTGCAGGATTATTTTGTGGACGTAAAGTTGCCTGAGCGGTTGAGAGATAAGGTTCCCATAATTTTGTCTGAAGGTGAGATAATTTGGGTTGTTGGACATAGAATTGACGATAGATTTAAAGTAACCAAGGAAACGCAGCGAATTCTTAATATTAAATCTCAGTTTAAAGATAATAATAATTTTTAG
- the hpt gene encoding hypoxanthine phosphoribosyltransferase has product MDEDLERILIGEKEIKKRVKELGESISKDYQGKELVLVGILRGAIIFLADLAREINVPMKVDFMAVSSYGSSTKTSGVVRILKDLDDDIRGKDVLIVEDIVDTGLTLKYLLKNLKSRKPASLKVCSLLKKENKQQISLDIDYCGFKVPDNFIVGYGLDWDEKYRNLSCIYVLKPELYNED; this is encoded by the coding sequence ATGGACGAGGACTTGGAACGGATTTTAATTGGTGAAAAAGAGATAAAGAAGCGCGTAAAAGAGTTAGGGGAAAGTATTTCTAAAGATTATCAAGGCAAAGAACTGGTGCTTGTTGGGATATTGCGAGGAGCGATAATTTTTTTAGCTGATTTAGCTCGTGAGATTAATGTGCCAATGAAGGTCGATTTTATGGCTGTTTCAAGTTATGGTTCTTCTACTAAGACATCGGGGGTTGTCAGGATTTTAAAGGATTTGGATGATGATATTCGAGGGAAAGATGTTCTCATTGTTGAGGATATTGTTGATACGGGGCTTACTCTTAAATATCTTCTTAAAAATTTAAAATCTCGAAAACCAGCGAGTTTGAAAGTTTGCTCTCTCTTAAAAAAAGAGAACAAACAGCAAATATCTTTAGATATAGATTATTGTGGGTTTAAAGTTCCAGATAATTTTATTGTAGGGTATGGTTTAGACTGGGACGAGAAGTATCGAAACCTTTCTTGTATCTACGTACTTAAACCTGAGCTCTATAATGAGGATTAA
- the ftsH gene encoding ATP-dependent zinc metalloprotease FtsH: MKKIFRNAGFYFLIIILILFLAQNFLGNQPGPKEYTLNTFLKKLDSGEVSKVLIKNKDHIVEGELKNGEKFTVTYEENYNITEKLIDKDVSTKVDPQKESMWIIALINLLPFVLIIGIWLLMMNQMQGGGNRVMSFGKSRAKRLNPNQPKVTFKDIAGVDEAVEELKEIEEYLANPSKFQAMGAKVPKGVLLYGPPGTGKTLLARAVAGEANVPFFSISGSDFVEMFVGVGASRVRDLFEQAKINAPSIIFMDEIDAVGRHRGAGLGGGHDEREQTLNQLLVEMDGFDVKDNVILIAATNRPDILDPALLRPGRFDRQIVVDRPDLRGREGILKIHVKGKPLTKDISLDVLARRTPGFTGADLANMVNEAALLTARHNKKKIDMIELEEAIDRVIAGPERKTRLISDKEKEIIAYHEAGHALVAHTLPNTDPVHKISIISRGMALGYTLTLPTEDKYLVSRSELLDELAMLLGGRVAEEMLFGDITTGAQNDLERTTKIARKMVCEYGMSDKIGPLTLGQKQEQVFLGRDFASHTDYSGETAYEIDKEIRRIVDEAYEKAREILTKHRKKLDKIARALVNKETLEKNELKDLLEGKKRKRVSSKIKKSVKKEDKKNKKPETLKKKRIIDIPGKIRPVES; the protein is encoded by the coding sequence TTGAAAAAGATATTCAGGAACGCCGGTTTTTACTTCCTGATTATAATTCTTATACTGTTTTTAGCTCAGAATTTTTTGGGGAATCAGCCAGGGCCAAAAGAGTATACTCTCAATACTTTTCTTAAGAAATTGGACTCAGGAGAAGTAAGCAAAGTTCTGATTAAAAACAAGGATCATATAGTCGAAGGAGAATTGAAAAACGGCGAAAAATTCACGGTTACTTATGAAGAAAATTACAATATAACCGAAAAATTAATTGACAAAGATGTAAGCACTAAAGTTGACCCACAAAAAGAATCGATGTGGATTATTGCTCTCATAAATTTGCTTCCCTTTGTGTTAATCATCGGAATTTGGTTGCTTATGATGAATCAAATGCAGGGGGGTGGAAATCGAGTAATGTCCTTTGGTAAGAGTAGGGCTAAGAGGTTAAACCCTAACCAGCCCAAAGTTACCTTCAAAGATATTGCTGGTGTTGACGAGGCGGTGGAAGAGCTCAAGGAAATTGAAGAATATCTTGCTAACCCATCTAAATTTCAAGCGATGGGGGCCAAGGTACCCAAAGGTGTTCTTCTTTATGGTCCTCCAGGTACAGGGAAAACGCTTTTAGCACGAGCTGTTGCCGGTGAAGCGAATGTGCCATTCTTTTCAATTAGCGGCTCCGATTTTGTTGAAATGTTTGTTGGAGTTGGTGCCTCAAGAGTAAGAGATCTTTTTGAGCAAGCTAAAATAAATGCTCCCTCTATTATTTTTATGGATGAGATAGATGCCGTGGGGCGTCATCGAGGAGCTGGTTTGGGCGGAGGACATGATGAAAGAGAACAGACTCTCAATCAGTTGCTGGTTGAGATGGATGGGTTTGATGTAAAAGATAACGTAATTCTTATTGCGGCAACTAACCGTCCCGATATTCTTGACCCTGCTCTTTTAAGGCCCGGGCGATTTGATCGTCAAATTGTTGTGGATAGGCCCGATTTGAGAGGTCGTGAGGGAATTCTTAAAATTCATGTAAAAGGTAAGCCATTGACAAAGGATATCAGCTTAGATGTTCTTGCAAGACGGACGCCCGGATTCACCGGCGCTGATTTAGCTAACATGGTTAATGAAGCCGCGTTACTTACAGCTCGCCATAATAAGAAGAAAATTGATATGATTGAGCTTGAAGAAGCAATTGATAGGGTTATCGCTGGTCCTGAAAGAAAAACTAGGTTGATTAGCGATAAAGAGAAAGAGATTATAGCTTACCATGAAGCTGGGCATGCGTTGGTGGCTCACACTTTACCCAATACGGATCCTGTTCATAAAATATCCATAATTTCACGAGGTATGGCGTTGGGTTATACCTTAACCTTGCCTACAGAAGATAAATATTTGGTAAGCAGGTCTGAATTGTTAGATGAGTTGGCTATGTTACTGGGTGGTCGGGTTGCCGAGGAAATGTTGTTTGGGGATATTACCACAGGGGCCCAGAATGACTTGGAAAGAACAACTAAAATAGCTCGCAAAATGGTTTGTGAATATGGGATGAGTGATAAGATTGGACCATTGACTTTAGGTCAAAAACAAGAGCAAGTATTTTTGGGGCGCGACTTTGCTTCTCATACTGATTATAGTGGTGAAACAGCATATGAAATTGACAAAGAAATAAGACGCATAGTTGATGAGGCATATGAAAAAGCTAGAGAGATACTCACAAAGCACAGGAAAAAACTGGACAAAATAGCTCGGGCTTTAGTTAATAAAGAAACTCTTGAAAAAAATGAATTAAAAGACTTACTGGAAGGCAAGAAACGCAAAAGGGTTTCTTCAAAAATCAAAAAGAGTGTTAAAAAGGAAGATAAAAAGAACAAAAAACCAGAAACACTTAAGAAAAAGAGAATTATTGATATTCCTGGAAAAATCAGGCCTGTGGAAAGTTGA